A single Thermosynechococcus vestitus BP-1 DNA region contains:
- a CDS encoding Fe(3+) ABC transporter substrate-binding protein, which produces MEKVGRRVFLGMGAAATAYVTHHLWNQNAESSYAQQSSGGVINVYSARHYDTDKALYNTFTQQTGIRVNIIEAEADALIERIRSEGSRTPADVLITVDAGRLWRAQEAGILQPIQSRVLNSVVPANLREPQGHWFGLSRRVRVLIYNKSRVNPSQLSTYEDLANPKWRRQILTRSSSNIYNQSLTGSLLAIHGAQKTEQWARGLVQNFARPPEGNDTAQIRACAEGVGSVAIANHYYLARLIASDKEQDRAVAAKVGLFFPNQRDRGAHVNISGAGVVAGAPNRQGAIRFLEYLVSPKAQEMFAMANFEYPVRAGVPVHPIVKQFGNFRGQNVNAAVFGRNNAEALRIMDRAGWR; this is translated from the coding sequence ATGGAGAAAGTAGGTCGCCGTGTATTCCTGGGCATGGGCGCCGCAGCAACAGCTTATGTAACCCACCACCTCTGGAACCAAAACGCTGAATCAAGCTATGCCCAACAGTCCTCAGGCGGTGTGATCAATGTTTATTCGGCACGGCACTACGACACAGATAAAGCCCTCTACAACACTTTTACGCAGCAGACGGGGATTCGCGTCAACATTATTGAGGCTGAAGCGGATGCTCTGATTGAGCGGATTCGCAGTGAAGGGAGTCGCACCCCCGCCGATGTCCTGATTACGGTGGATGCCGGCCGACTCTGGCGGGCACAGGAGGCAGGCATTTTGCAGCCTATTCAGTCCAGAGTTCTCAACAGCGTTGTGCCGGCCAACCTGCGGGAACCCCAAGGCCACTGGTTTGGACTTTCACGGCGGGTGCGGGTGCTGATTTACAACAAGTCAAGGGTCAATCCAAGCCAACTCTCCACCTATGAAGACTTAGCCAATCCCAAGTGGCGGCGCCAGATTCTCACTCGCAGTTCTAGCAATATCTATAATCAATCCCTCACTGGATCCTTGTTGGCCATTCATGGTGCCCAGAAAACGGAACAGTGGGCGCGGGGACTCGTACAAAACTTTGCCCGCCCACCAGAGGGAAATGATACAGCACAAATTCGTGCCTGTGCCGAGGGTGTGGGCAGTGTGGCAATTGCAAATCACTACTATCTAGCACGGTTGATCGCCTCCGATAAAGAACAAGATCGTGCAGTTGCTGCAAAGGTGGGCTTGTTCTTTCCAAATCAGCGCGATCGCGGTGCCCATGTCAACATCTCTGGTGCTGGCGTCGTAGCCGGTGCCCCCAATCGGCAAGGAGCGATTCGTTTTCTTGAATACCTCGTGAGTCCCAAGGCGCAGGAAATGTTTGCCATGGCCAACTTTGAGTATCCAGTGCGCGCCGGCGTACCGGTGCATCCGATTGTAAAGCAATTTGGCAATTTTCGAGGGCAAAACGTCAACGCAGCCGTTTTTGGCCGCAACAATGCCGAGGCGCTGCGGATTATGGATCGAGCGGGGTGGCGCTAA
- a CDS encoding pyruvate kinase, which produces MLLEAPTVPISPAALLHSLLELRQEITKEGEARFQEWQLKIKRSEFIPSARNLAYYLALRWRDLRAMQMALMPWGLSSLGRIESRVLPNLDAVINTLGALCHTHGSLPPRPPLDAFFAGDRQLRRQTEELFGPIRGKRHVRIMVTLPTEAATDRQWSITLLRKGMNCARVNCAHDDPATWEAMIEHLRAASHITGQPCKILMDLGGPKPRIADIFPETVRVHSGDRLRLTTEICPEGGEIPQFTCSLPEIVPQLEVGQRVWIDDGRTGGRIVSKDAQGVELTITHCKEGQRLKVAKGLNFPDSDLRLCPLTASDREHLAFACRYADIIGYSYVQSAEDIALLQRELAHCCGDCADQMGIIAKIETPKAIRALPEMIIQAAGRQPFGVMIARGDLAVEIGYQRLAEMQEEILWLCEAAHVPVVWATQVLENLVKKGVPSRAEITDAAMAERAECVMLNKGPYVGLAVDILDDVLARMEAHQQKKTPQLRALHSWHPDKTIGRPSICD; this is translated from the coding sequence ATGTTGCTAGAGGCACCAACTGTACCCATTTCACCTGCTGCCTTGCTCCATAGCCTGTTAGAACTGCGGCAGGAAATTACTAAGGAGGGGGAAGCCCGTTTTCAAGAGTGGCAATTAAAAATTAAGCGATCCGAATTTATACCTAGTGCGCGTAATCTTGCCTACTATTTGGCCTTGCGCTGGCGGGATCTACGGGCAATGCAAATGGCCTTGATGCCTTGGGGGTTATCGTCCCTAGGACGGATTGAGTCACGGGTGCTCCCCAATTTGGATGCGGTGATCAATACCTTGGGCGCCCTTTGCCATACCCATGGGTCACTGCCGCCGCGCCCACCCCTGGATGCTTTTTTTGCGGGCGATCGCCAACTGCGCCGCCAAACGGAGGAACTCTTTGGCCCGATTCGTGGCAAACGCCATGTGCGGATTATGGTGACACTCCCCACGGAAGCCGCCACTGACCGGCAATGGAGTATTACGCTCCTGCGCAAGGGAATGAACTGTGCCCGCGTCAACTGTGCCCACGATGACCCTGCGACTTGGGAAGCGATGATTGAGCATCTGCGCGCGGCAAGTCACATTACGGGTCAACCCTGCAAAATTCTCATGGACTTGGGGGGGCCGAAACCCCGCATTGCCGACATTTTTCCGGAAACGGTGCGCGTCCACAGCGGCGATCGCCTGCGACTGACAACGGAAATTTGCCCTGAGGGTGGCGAAATACCGCAATTCACCTGCTCCTTGCCAGAAATTGTGCCCCAATTAGAGGTGGGGCAGCGGGTTTGGATTGATGATGGCCGCACTGGCGGTCGCATTGTCAGCAAAGATGCCCAAGGGGTAGAACTCACGATTACCCACTGCAAGGAAGGGCAGCGGCTGAAGGTGGCCAAGGGCTTGAACTTCCCCGACAGTGATTTGCGCCTGTGCCCTTTGACTGCGAGCGATCGCGAGCATCTTGCCTTTGCTTGCCGCTATGCTGACATCATTGGCTACTCCTATGTTCAGTCCGCTGAGGATATTGCCCTACTGCAACGGGAACTGGCGCATTGTTGTGGCGATTGCGCCGACCAGATGGGCATCATTGCCAAAATTGAGACCCCGAAAGCGATTCGGGCACTGCCAGAAATGATCATCCAAGCGGCGGGTCGCCAACCCTTTGGTGTCATGATTGCCCGAGGCGATCTCGCTGTTGAAATTGGCTATCAACGCTTGGCGGAAATGCAGGAGGAAATCCTCTGGCTCTGTGAAGCTGCCCATGTCCCGGTGGTGTGGGCCACCCAAGTCCTTGAAAACTTAGTGAAAAAAGGCGTGCCCTCCCGTGCCGAAATCACCGATGCAGCCATGGCGGAGCGAGCAGAGTGTGTCATGCTCAACAAAGGCCCCTATGTAGGGTTAGCAGTGGATATTCTCGATGATGTCCTTGCCCGCATGGAAGCACACCAGCAGAAGAAAACGCCGCAACTACGGGCACTGCACTCATGGCACCCCGACAAGACCATTGGGCGGCCATCAATCTGTGATTAA
- a CDS encoding CBS domain-containing protein: MDVVLCHQIADFDTLGAAVGLTRLYPGTKIVLTGGTHPKVGEFLAYHRDEYPLLEARAVDPSQLRQIWVVDTQWRRQLGQAAAWLDQPQVQIGLYDHHLEMRGDIVSQQQWLAPVGATSTLICEQLQAAEISLRPTEATVLALGIHADTGSLTFEQTTVRDVQALAWLLSQGANQRAIATYCEEGLSENLQPLLRQAWANLQQVVHQGYRLGWVLLRTAEYLPGLSRLITQLADLSECDAILLGHAYRQHHLAIIARSHIPNVNVAHLLAPLGGGGHAQAAAVTVSTEAPEALLQELLTRLREQIPHPPTAAELMSSPVRTVRPETPIADAHRVLLRYGHSGLSVVSAEGELLGIISRRDLDVALHHGFAHAPVKGYMKAPVRTISPTTPLPEIQALMVQYDIGRLPVVNDQGDLVGIVTRTDVLRHLYALNRDRETVCPLPTLNLYEALQQRLPEQLWTLLQRASAIARERGWQLYLVGGAVRDLLLAIAQGNHHLPTREFDLVVDGVQQEEAAGVHLAQALHALYPETDLQIYGQFQTAALHWPKASPLAGFAVDIATARSEFYPYPAAHPEVAASSIRQDLYRRDFTINALAMRLTPPRHGEVLDFFGGQEDLERGLIRVLHPNSFIEDPTRIFRAVRFAVRLGFEVEPQSRQYIEYALTSGVFVTRDRPTSKRPSLQSRLRNELRHLLELPLAPNEHFGGERALTLLAELGALECLDRQVTFDEGAKVRLQLVWQWWPEIPERREWQTFPLWELELLALIVTVPTAGAIARQLQLGEHLCEWLDTFPQFQQEWQTLRQTTPQRSHYWAFLESHPLPLIVLLAAVLQAEGRAPALAEVTLLREYLWQWRVQKLPLNGHDLQQLGYPRGPQLRQILLALRSAMLDGLVSDRPSAIAYVEAHFPKP; the protein is encoded by the coding sequence ATGGATGTTGTTCTTTGTCATCAAATTGCTGATTTTGACACCCTTGGGGCAGCGGTTGGTCTGACGCGCCTTTATCCGGGGACAAAAATCGTCTTGACTGGGGGTACCCATCCCAAGGTGGGGGAGTTTTTGGCCTACCATCGCGATGAATACCCCCTCCTTGAAGCAAGGGCCGTTGACCCCAGCCAATTGCGGCAGATTTGGGTGGTGGATACGCAGTGGCGTCGCCAGTTGGGGCAAGCGGCAGCATGGCTGGATCAACCCCAAGTACAAATTGGTCTGTACGATCACCATCTGGAGATGAGGGGGGACATTGTCTCGCAGCAGCAATGGTTAGCCCCTGTTGGCGCCACTAGCACCCTCATTTGCGAACAGTTGCAGGCGGCAGAGATTAGCCTTAGGCCCACCGAAGCGACTGTCCTGGCCCTGGGGATTCACGCCGATACGGGTTCCCTAACCTTTGAGCAAACCACGGTGCGGGATGTGCAGGCCTTGGCATGGCTGTTGAGCCAAGGGGCAAATCAGCGGGCGATCGCCACCTATTGCGAGGAAGGTTTGAGCGAAAATTTACAGCCCCTGCTGCGGCAGGCCTGGGCCAATCTCCAGCAAGTGGTTCATCAGGGCTATCGGCTGGGCTGGGTATTGCTACGTACGGCGGAGTATCTCCCTGGTCTCTCTCGGCTAATCACCCAATTGGCGGATCTCAGTGAGTGCGATGCCATTCTCCTTGGGCACGCCTATCGCCAACATCATCTCGCCATTATTGCCCGCAGTCACATTCCCAACGTCAATGTTGCCCATTTGCTTGCTCCCCTGGGCGGCGGCGGTCATGCCCAAGCCGCAGCTGTGACGGTGAGCACAGAGGCGCCAGAGGCACTGCTCCAGGAACTATTGACTCGCCTTAGGGAACAGATTCCCCATCCTCCCACTGCTGCCGAACTGATGTCCTCACCCGTACGCACAGTCCGTCCAGAAACCCCTATTGCCGATGCCCACCGGGTGCTACTGCGCTATGGCCACTCTGGCCTGTCGGTCGTGAGTGCTGAAGGGGAGCTTCTGGGGATTATTTCACGGCGGGATTTGGATGTGGCCCTGCACCATGGATTTGCCCATGCGCCCGTCAAAGGCTATATGAAAGCGCCGGTGCGCACCATTTCCCCCACCACACCGCTGCCGGAGATTCAAGCCCTAATGGTGCAGTACGATATTGGGCGGTTACCCGTGGTGAACGATCAAGGCGACCTCGTCGGGATTGTCACTCGTACCGATGTCCTACGCCACCTCTATGCCCTCAACCGCGACCGGGAAACAGTGTGCCCGCTGCCCACCCTAAACCTTTACGAGGCACTGCAACAGCGGCTGCCGGAGCAACTGTGGACACTGCTGCAACGAGCATCCGCGATCGCCAGGGAGCGTGGCTGGCAACTGTACCTCGTGGGCGGAGCGGTGCGAGATCTGCTCTTGGCGATCGCCCAGGGGAATCACCACTTACCCACACGGGAATTTGACTTAGTGGTAGATGGGGTGCAGCAGGAGGAGGCCGCCGGGGTGCATTTGGCGCAAGCACTCCACGCGCTTTACCCAGAGACCGATTTACAGATTTACGGTCAGTTTCAAACAGCGGCCCTCCATTGGCCGAAGGCATCCCCCTTGGCGGGGTTTGCCGTGGATATTGCCACTGCCCGCAGTGAGTTTTATCCCTATCCGGCCGCACATCCAGAAGTGGCCGCCAGTTCCATTCGCCAAGATCTCTACCGCCGCGACTTTACCATCAACGCCCTCGCCATGCGCCTTACCCCACCGCGCCACGGCGAGGTTCTGGATTTTTTTGGTGGGCAGGAGGATTTAGAGCGGGGACTGATTCGGGTTCTCCACCCCAATAGTTTTATTGAAGACCCAACGCGGATTTTTCGAGCGGTGCGTTTTGCTGTGCGTTTGGGGTTTGAGGTGGAGCCGCAAAGCCGCCAGTACATTGAATATGCCCTCACCAGTGGTGTCTTTGTGACCCGCGATCGCCCCACCTCAAAACGGCCTTCCCTCCAAAGTCGGCTGCGCAATGAACTGCGCCACCTCCTTGAACTGCCCCTTGCCCCAAACGAACACTTTGGCGGTGAGCGGGCCTTGACGTTACTCGCGGAGTTGGGTGCCCTTGAGTGTTTGGATCGCCAAGTCACCTTTGATGAGGGGGCCAAGGTGCGCTTGCAGTTGGTTTGGCAGTGGTGGCCAGAGATTCCTGAGCGGCGGGAATGGCAAACCTTTCCCCTCTGGGAGCTGGAACTCTTGGCCTTGATTGTGACCGTGCCCACAGCGGGGGCGATCGCCCGTCAACTGCAACTGGGGGAGCACCTGTGTGAGTGGCTCGACACTTTTCCTCAATTCCAGCAGGAATGGCAGACATTGCGGCAGACAACGCCACAGCGCAGCCACTACTGGGCGTTTTTGGAGAGCCACCCCCTACCGCTGATTGTGCTGTTGGCAGCGGTGCTGCAGGCAGAGGGTCGTGCGCCAGCCCTAGCAGAGGTCACCCTCCTGCGGGAGTATCTCTGGCAGTGGCGCGTGCAGAAGCTGCCCTTGAATGGCCATGATCTGCAGCAGTTGGGCTACCCCCGTGGACCGCAGTTGCGGCAAATTCTGCTTGCCCTGCGATCGGCGATGCTCGATGGCCTTGTCAGCGATCGCCCCAGTGCCATTGCCTATGTTGAAGCCCATTTCCCCAAGCCATGA
- a CDS encoding methyltransferase family protein: MNKLQEWGFSKDWWRNQRGEFWVLGQTVLSIGFILLPVVQIVHLPFAVRLGLTLGLGLMGLGLGMAGVFHLGNNLTPLPHPKEESQLVTTGVYAWVRHPIYSSVIFLALAYSVWHMSLSHGLGAIALFIFFDRKAAQEEQWLSAKFKDYPTYRQSVKKLIPLFY, translated from the coding sequence GTGAATAAACTGCAAGAGTGGGGCTTCAGCAAAGACTGGTGGCGCAACCAGCGGGGAGAGTTTTGGGTGCTTGGGCAAACCGTGCTCAGTATCGGCTTTATTCTCTTGCCGGTGGTACAAATAGTTCACCTACCTTTTGCAGTGCGTCTAGGTCTGACCCTTGGCTTGGGGCTGATGGGCCTGGGGCTAGGCATGGCTGGTGTGTTTCACCTAGGGAACAACTTGACGCCCTTACCCCATCCCAAGGAGGAGAGTCAGTTAGTGACCACGGGGGTTTATGCTTGGGTGCGCCATCCCATCTATAGCAGTGTCATTTTTTTAGCGTTGGCCTATAGCGTATGGCACATGAGCCTTTCCCATGGTCTGGGGGCGATCGCTCTTTTTATCTTTTTTGACCGCAAGGCAGCTCAAGAGGAACAGTGGCTATCGGCGAAGTTTAAGGACTACCCAACCTACCGGCAGTCGGTGAAAAAACTCATTCCGCTTTTCTACTAG
- a CDS encoding 4Fe-4S binding protein, with protein MARHVMKRALRGKPSQWVTIWLFFLIAIGGLWYPWLGYLMLAMMLGIPALAYFRSRYWCGNLCPRGAFLDIVLYHFSPHRPYPKLFKKQSFRWAVFSFIMTIFAIRMTLAWGHWMAVGGLFVNMCVVTSMVAILLGVIFNQRAWCAICPMGTLQESLGKLGSGQTKAKKAAAKATKLLPPVE; from the coding sequence ATGGCTAGACATGTTATGAAGCGAGCGTTGCGGGGCAAGCCCAGTCAATGGGTAACTATTTGGTTGTTCTTTTTAATTGCGATTGGGGGCCTCTGGTATCCGTGGTTGGGGTACCTCATGCTGGCAATGATGCTGGGTATTCCTGCCCTGGCCTATTTTCGAAGCCGCTATTGGTGTGGCAACCTCTGCCCGCGTGGCGCATTCCTAGACATTGTCCTCTATCACTTTAGTCCCCACCGTCCCTATCCCAAACTCTTCAAAAAACAGAGTTTTCGTTGGGCGGTGTTTAGCTTTATCATGACCATTTTTGCCATTCGCATGACGTTGGCATGGGGCCACTGGATGGCCGTGGGGGGTCTCTTTGTCAATATGTGCGTTGTTACCTCCATGGTTGCCATTCTCTTGGGGGTGATCTTTAATCAGCGGGCGTGGTGTGCGATTTGTCCGATGGGAACGCTCCAAGAATCCCTCGGCAAACTGGGAAGTGGCCAAACAAAGGCGAAAAAAGCTGCTGCTAAAGCTACAAAACTATTGCCCCCTGTGGAGTAA
- the ltrA gene encoding group II intron reverse transcriptase/maturase, whose translation MPPCYPTMTVDQTTGAVTNQTETSWHSINWTKANREVKRLQVRIAKAVKEGRWGKVKALQWLLTHSFYGKALAVKRVTDNSGSRTPGVDGITWSTQEQKTQAIKSLRRRGYKPQPLRRVYIPKANGKQRPLGIPTMKDRAMQALYALALEPVAETTADRNSYGFRRGRCTADAAGQCFLALAKAKSAEHVLDADISGCFDNISHEWLLANTPLDKGILRKWLKSGFVWKQQLFPTHAGTPQGGVISPVLANITLDGMEELLAKHLRGQKVNLIRYADDFVVTGKDEETLEKARNLIQEFLKERGLTLSPEKTKIVHIEEGFDFLGWNIRKYNGVLLIKPAKKNVKAFLKKIRDTLRELRTATQEIVIDTLNPIIRGWANYHKGQVSKETFNRVDFATWHKLWRWARRRHPNKPAQWVKDKYFIKNGSRDWVFGMVMKDKNGELRTKRLIKTSDTRIQRHVKIKADANPFLPEWAEYFEKRKKLKKAPAQYRRIRRELWKKQGGICPVCGGEIEQDMLTDIHHILPKHKGGSDDLDNLVLIHANCHKQVHSRDGQHSRSLLKEGL comes from the coding sequence ATGCCCCCCTGCTACCCGACAATGACGGTGGACCAAACCACTGGTGCGGTCACCAACCAAACGGAAACAAGCTGGCACAGCATAAACTGGACCAAAGCCAACCGTGAGGTAAAGAGGCTGCAAGTGCGTATCGCAAAGGCTGTGAAGGAAGGACGCTGGGGCAAAGTGAAAGCTTTGCAATGGCTCCTGACCCACTCGTTCTACGGCAAAGCCCTCGCCGTGAAACGGGTAACTGACAACTCAGGCAGTAGAACACCTGGTGTGGACGGGATAACCTGGTCCACACAAGAGCAGAAAACCCAAGCCATAAAGTCCCTCAGGAGAAGAGGCTATAAACCCCAACCCCTGAGGCGGGTATACATCCCGAAAGCAAACGGCAAACAGCGCCCGCTAGGAATCCCGACAATGAAGGACAGGGCAATGCAGGCACTATATGCCCTAGCCCTAGAACCAGTCGCGGAAACCACAGCGGACCGGAACTCCTATGGGTTCCGCCGAGGGCGATGTACGGCAGATGCGGCAGGACAATGCTTCCTTGCTCTGGCAAAAGCCAAGTCGGCTGAACACGTCCTTGACGCTGACATATCCGGATGCTTTGATAACATCAGCCATGAGTGGCTACTAGCCAACACTCCACTGGACAAAGGGATCTTACGGAAATGGCTTAAATCTGGGTTCGTCTGGAAACAGCAACTCTTCCCCACCCATGCTGGGACACCTCAGGGAGGGGTAATCTCCCCAGTTCTTGCCAATATAACCCTAGATGGGATGGAAGAACTGTTGGCCAAACACCTCAGAGGTCAAAAAGTCAACCTCATCCGATATGCTGACGATTTTGTCGTGACGGGAAAAGATGAGGAAACCCTGGAGAAAGCCAGAAACCTAATCCAGGAGTTCCTAAAAGAACGGGGCTTGACCCTGTCCCCCGAGAAGACAAAAATCGTCCATATTGAGGAAGGCTTCGACTTTCTCGGATGGAACATTCGCAAGTACAACGGGGTTCTTCTCATCAAACCCGCGAAGAAGAACGTGAAAGCGTTCCTCAAGAAAATCCGAGACACTCTAAGGGAACTTAGGACAGCAACCCAGGAAATCGTGATAGACACACTCAACCCAATCATTAGAGGTTGGGCCAACTATCACAAAGGACAAGTCTCTAAGGAAACCTTCAACCGAGTGGACTTCGCCACCTGGCACAAATTGTGGCGATGGGCAAGGCGCCGGCACCCAAACAAACCTGCCCAATGGGTGAAGGACAAATACTTCATCAAAAACGGAAGCAGAGACTGGGTGTTCGGTATGGTGATGAAAGACAAGAACGGGGAACTGAGGACCAAACGCCTAATCAAAACCTCTGACACCCGAATCCAACGCCACGTCAAAATCAAGGCAGACGCCAATCCGTTTCTCCCAGAGTGGGCAGAATACTTTGAGAAACGCAAGAAACTCAAAAAAGCCCCTGCTCAATATCGGCGCATCCGCCGAGAACTATGGAAGAAACAGGGTGGTATCTGTCCAGTATGCGGGGGTGAAATTGAGCAAGACATGCTCACTGACATCCACCACATATTGCCCAAACACAAGGGTGGTTCTGACGACCTGGATAATCTTGTCTTAATCCACGCCAACTGCCACAAACAGGTGCACAGCCGAGATGGTCAGCACAGCCGGTCCCTCTTGAAAGAGGGGCTTTGA
- a CDS encoding DNA polymerase III subunit delta' has translation MNWFRPVIGQPTAIQLLTYALDRRQIAPAYLFVGPEGVGRALTARCFLQAILNEAKDLSNHPDVLWMEPTYSVQGTLYTRRQLLAADKEIPRSAPQIRLEQIRQLSRHLSQPPMRAPRSLVVLTQAETMNEAAANALLKTLEEPGRATLILIAPSPSALLNTIVSRCQKIPFYPLSRQAVEQVLRQVAPPDFWHQVTPALLDLGAGSPGAILQAWQTWQEIPEAFRHLGEQLTAPLPLQTALELARDISQSLDVERQLWLLSLMQQQIWQKRDLPRCVLVLQQLERARQYLQQYVQPRLVWEVLLMQLGTV, from the coding sequence ATGAATTGGTTTCGTCCCGTCATTGGTCAACCAACCGCCATTCAACTCTTGACCTATGCCCTCGATCGCCGGCAAATTGCCCCCGCCTATCTCTTTGTTGGACCCGAAGGGGTCGGCCGTGCCCTCACTGCCCGCTGTTTTCTCCAAGCAATTCTCAACGAGGCAAAGGATCTGAGCAACCACCCCGACGTCCTCTGGATGGAGCCCACCTACAGTGTCCAAGGAACCCTCTACACCCGTCGCCAACTGCTGGCAGCTGACAAGGAAATTCCCCGCAGTGCCCCCCAGATTCGTCTAGAGCAAATTCGCCAGCTTAGCCGTCACCTCAGCCAACCACCGATGCGTGCACCGCGATCCCTGGTGGTCTTGACCCAGGCTGAAACCATGAACGAAGCCGCCGCCAATGCCCTGCTGAAAACCCTTGAAGAACCGGGGCGTGCCACCTTGATTCTGATTGCCCCTAGCCCGTCGGCACTCTTGAATACAATTGTTTCCCGCTGTCAGAAAATTCCCTTCTATCCCCTGAGTCGTCAGGCGGTCGAACAGGTACTGCGACAGGTGGCCCCCCCTGACTTTTGGCATCAGGTCACTCCCGCCCTCCTGGACTTGGGAGCAGGGTCTCCGGGGGCCATTCTGCAGGCGTGGCAAACATGGCAAGAAATTCCTGAGGCGTTTCGCCACCTCGGTGAACAGTTGACCGCCCCCCTCCCTCTGCAAACGGCTTTGGAATTGGCACGGGACATTAGCCAATCCCTCGATGTCGAACGGCAGCTCTGGCTCCTCAGTCTAATGCAGCAGCAAATTTGGCAGAAAAGAGACCTCCCTCGGTGTGTCCTGGTGCTTCAGCAATTGGAGCGGGCCCGTCAGTATTTGCAGCAGTACGTTCAACCCCGCCTTGTTTGGGAGGTGTTACTGATGCAGTTGGGGACAGTGTGA
- a CDS encoding efflux RND transporter periplasmic adaptor subunit yields MMAKQQWLGAIAIAVLLGGCQPAMGRLESPAVARPESDGVAADVAVARLAQLEADTTLTGTTRPYREVMLRSQVEGQVIQLGVDVGDRVQSGQLLAAVDPIVLKNAVFEAEAELAARRNEVIQAQAAVNRARTAVEEARLTLQQAESNARRFEALLRDGAVSAQAAEQARTTAQTARQVLRSREAEVVTAQQGVAVAQGRVQAQTALVQQARARLNQALLRSPLHGVVLERLTEVGNLLQPGGEVLRLGDIRQLKVVVEVSERELARLAPGQGAIVTFDAVPNRTYEGRITRISPAAAAARLIPVEVVIDNADERLGSGLLARVAFQGAKAPRLMIPQSALRGFEEGQLSSRQGSVFVVVGDRVREQQVTLGEWRQGQVEILRGLKAGDRYVVRSSRPLRDGDKIRPSIFSEG; encoded by the coding sequence ATGATGGCGAAGCAACAATGGTTGGGGGCGATCGCGATCGCAGTGCTGTTGGGGGGGTGCCAGCCGGCCATGGGTCGCTTAGAATCGCCAGCGGTTGCGCGCCCAGAAAGTGACGGGGTTGCTGCGGATGTGGCTGTGGCACGCTTGGCACAGTTAGAGGCCGATACAACCCTCACGGGCACCACTCGCCCCTACCGTGAGGTGATGCTGCGATCGCAGGTGGAAGGTCAAGTGATTCAATTAGGCGTGGATGTGGGCGATCGCGTGCAATCGGGGCAACTGCTGGCGGCAGTGGATCCCATTGTCCTCAAAAACGCTGTCTTTGAAGCAGAGGCAGAACTGGCCGCCCGCCGCAACGAAGTGATCCAAGCCCAAGCCGCCGTCAATCGTGCCCGTACGGCTGTGGAAGAAGCCCGTCTCACCCTCCAACAGGCGGAAAGCAATGCCCGCCGCTTTGAAGCCCTGCTCCGGGATGGTGCCGTTTCAGCACAGGCAGCAGAGCAGGCACGCACAACGGCGCAAACAGCACGGCAGGTACTACGTTCCCGCGAAGCAGAGGTAGTGACGGCTCAACAGGGGGTAGCCGTTGCCCAGGGTCGGGTACAAGCCCAAACCGCCCTTGTCCAGCAGGCGCGGGCACGGTTGAATCAAGCTCTCCTGCGATCGCCCCTCCATGGCGTGGTGCTAGAGCGACTCACGGAAGTGGGCAACCTACTGCAACCTGGGGGGGAAGTGCTCCGCCTTGGGGATATTCGCCAACTCAAGGTTGTCGTGGAAGTCTCGGAACGGGAATTGGCTAGACTTGCGCCCGGCCAAGGGGCGATAGTCACGTTTGATGCTGTGCCCAACCGCACCTATGAAGGACGGATTACCCGAATTTCACCGGCCGCTGCCGCTGCCCGTCTGATTCCTGTGGAAGTGGTGATTGACAATGCCGATGAACGCTTAGGCAGTGGTTTACTGGCACGGGTGGCTTTCCAAGGAGCGAAGGCGCCGCGCTTGATGATTCCCCAATCTGCCCTGAGGGGCTTTGAGGAGGGGCAACTCTCCTCACGGCAGGGGAGCGTTTTTGTGGTTGTTGGCGATCGCGTGCGGGAGCAGCAGGTCACCCTTGGCGAATGGCGGCAGGGCCAAGTGGAAATCCTCAGGGGCCTCAAGGCCGGCGATCGCTATGTTGTCCGTTCAAGTCGTCCCCTGCGGGACGGGGATAAAATTCGCCCCAGCATTTTCTCTGAGGGTTAA